Genomic DNA from Desulfonema ishimotonii:
GCTGCCCATGTACTGTCCGGGAAACCGGCCTGTGGGCCACGGAATCTTTTTCCCCCATTTTTGCAGGGTCAGGATGATCAGGCCGGGGAGGACGCCCCAGGGGATAAAAGGCCAGACGGTTCCGGTGCTGACCAGCCGTCCCGCAGCCCATGCGGCTTCCCAGGTCAGGATAAAGGTGGCCAGCAGCAATCCGGCCCAGTGCCAGAGGGTGATGAGTTGTCTGGGCCAGTGTTTTTCAAATTGCCACAGCAGGCAGAGATGAACGGCCAGTGCCGCTGTCCAGGAAATCAGGTTCCACCGGGCGAAGAGGTGTGCCGAAGGCCGGTCTGCAAAGAGAATCAGCGCCATGGCCCACAACAGGGGAAGCAGGCCTGCAAGGGGCCAGGAAAGGGGCTTCCATCTGAGCCGGATGCTGACCGGCACCATAGCGCCGCAGCTCAGGGCGATGAAGAGCAGGGACGCGGGGAGACGGTCCGGTCGGCTCAGGTGGTCGTGAATTTCGCTGAGACCGGCCCCGAACCACCAGATCAGGCCCCAGGTGAGCATGACCCCGTGGTGCCACTTTTCCCATGATTTCAGCTTTTCTGTATGTCGGTTCAGGTAAAAGGCGGAAAAGAGCCCGGCCACGCTGACTGCCATACTGCCCAGAAAGATGCCGTTGAAGACGGGGATATCCGACCCGGCACCGCTGAGATCGGCCAGAAAGAGAATCCCGCCCCCCAGTTGGAGAAGCACCCCGAAGTTGCGGGAGAGGATGCGGGTCTGCCGGATGCCCACCCAGATCAGGGCTGCGCCCTCCATTGCCCATGCTGCGGCCGTCCAGCGCCCGTCCAGAGCCAGGGGAACGGCCAAGCTGCCGAAGACCACTCCCAGGGCAAGGAAGGCCTCGGTCAGCATCCGCATTCCCCCGGCCTGGCTGCGCCAGAGCAGGGCGGCCAGGGTGATGTAAAATCCGCTCATCCCCAGAGCGCTGAAGGCCAGCCCATATTCAAGGTTGCTGACCAGCCGGGCCTGAAGGGCGAAGACGATAATGGGCAGACCGAAGACCAGCGAACCGTCCACATAGCCCCGGAGCCAAGGCGGCTGGCGATGGGCAAACAGCACGGCGATGGTGGTGTAGAACAGGAAAAAGAGGATCAGAAACGGCTCGGTGGTGGGGAACCAGGCCGGCTGATAGGCCGTGGCCCCCCAGATGGTGCCGATGGCAAAGGTGAAGACAAACCCGATGAGGTTGAGTACCCGCCATGCCCTGAACCAAGCCACCTGGAGGATGCCCGCGTTCAGGATGGCGTAATAGGAAAAGAGCATGACATGGTTGCCGCTCCCGGATGATATGAGGACGGGCGCAAGAAATCCCCCGGCGGCACCGAATGCGGCCAGGGCCAGGGAATCCTGCAAGACCGCCAGGATTCCCGAAAGGACCACCAGCACGACCATGAGGCCGAAGGTCAGCATCAGGGGGAGCAGGTGGTAGAGTTTGGCGGCAGCAAAGAGGTTGAGGTAGAGGATGCCGATGGCCCCGCCCTGGAGAATCAGGGCATAGCCGGGCCGTTTTTCCCGCAGACGCCATCCGGCCATCAGCAGGGCAATGGCCCCTGTTCCCACCCCTGCCAGCCGCAGTTCAACCGGAAACATGCCCTGTTCCGCCGCGAATCTGAGCAGAAAGGAGACGCCGAAGAAGAGGATGATGACGCCGATGCGGACCACGGTGTTGCCACCTGTGAAAAAGGCTTTGATCGCCCCGGTGAGCCTGTTCAGATTCGCACGGGGCGCTTCGGCGGGCGACTGAGGTTCCCGTTCCTTCCGGGGGGAGATGGGAATGACGTTGGGCTTGCGGGATGGTTTTACAGGGGTGGTGACAGATTCGGATGCGTGAGACGGAGGCGCGGGTTCGGGCGGTTTTTCGGGGGGCGGCTTCACCGGTTCCGGCTTCGGAGACGGTGCGGGTGCCGCACCTTCTTTATGCTGCTGTTTTTTCAGGATGTCAAGCCGCTGCTCCAGCGCCGAGACGCGCTGTCTGAGGCTGACAATCATGCCGAGCAGGCAGCCCATGACAAAGCCGGGCAAAATACCCTCCTCATCCATAATCACTGCGCCGAAAAATGCGCCGATAATCCCCAGAATGATGTTCAGAACCACAGTACCCTCTTTCTGCTTTGTGTTCAGCGGAGGAAAACAGATCGCCATATGCCTTTCCGGAAAGCCGGAGCTGTCCGGGAATCTCAGAGCAACTTGTTTTTTTGTATTATATTGATTTTGTTTTAAATATTTTTATATATATTTCATATTCTGATCCGAAAAACAAGGGGATACGCACATAAACCGACATTGAGCAGTTGCATTTTTGAGAAAATCGGCACTGTACAGGACAAAAAATTACGTAATACTTCAAAACCTATTTAATATCAAATACTTAGGTTATTTTGCCCGAAAGCATAGCATTCAATAATATCAGAATGTTAGCGTTTTTTGTCCTGTACAGTGGAAAATCGGATAAACTTCTTTGCACTGAATCGGATGCCCGCTTTGCTGAATTTATTGCTGAGGAGGAATCATGAGTCTTGAAATAAAGCGGCCGGATCATCTCGGAATAGTTGCCGGAGTAATCAAAGATCTCAAATTGATAGAAATGATTGATGAACGTATTGAGCCGGATAAACAGGAAGAGATCAGTACGGGTGAGGCCGTTGCGGGAATGATACTCAACGGACTCGGATTTTCTCAGAAACCGCTTTCGCTGACCCCTCAGTTTTTCAAAAATAAACCAATAGACCTCCTGCAAAACTCAGGTTATTTGCCGGGTAAACATTCCGGCGCGGGTTTTTTCATTTTTTCCCTGAGTCATGCGACTTTCCGAAGCTCCCTTTCTGTCATTTTCATGTTCACCATTCCGGCTATGATGTTGGTCCGGAGATTGTGACCCCTCCGTCTGTTTCTATAAGTATCTGATATTATTTTAATTTACCTTATCACATTCTCCACCTTTATCCGTTTTTTCGAAAGTCGCCGGTTGAAATCCCTCTGCTCGGCGGTCAGCTCTCCGCCCCGGGGTTTTTTATAAGGAATCTGAGCATTTTCTGTCATATTTCCGTATCCCCTGATATCCGTTGTCGGCCTTCTTCGGGATCCCGGGAAACCGGTCTCTCCTTTTCTGCTTCTTATATATGGCAAAGTCGTGGGTTTTGCCGGGATATGTTTTGGAAACCGCACGGATTCTTCCTTCCGGGTCGGTGATAATATTTCCGCTGTTTCCTCTTCGGGCGTTGTATCGGCTGTTCTGTCGCGTCAGGTATGAGATATTTTGTATCCGAGGCAGAAAGCTCACGTTTTTTCTCAATAGGAATCACCCGGATGGCCATCTTTTCAATCCGCCTTACCGCCCGCATCACGGTGGTTTCATCACAATCAAAGAAAAATCCCATAAATTCGTAAGTCACATACCAGCTGTGGTAAATCAGCATGGCAGGAAGGTGGTTTTCAACACCGGGCAGGGAATGATTTCTGCCACCCCTGTCATAATTGTTCCGCCTTTTTCCCACAGCGGGCCGGTTTTTCCGGCCATTTCGGAAAAAACACCGCCGCCGACTCCGGTCAGCCGCCTGAATGTACCGGGTTTTCGTGATAATTTCTCATATATCAGCACTGATTCGCACCTCCTGATAATCGGATTCGGACAGTTTCTGATACAGCCTGATCAGCGGAATGTCAATCGAGTGTGTTTTGCAGGAGGTCTATTATTTCACAGGAAGAAGTTCTGAGTTCATTCCGCATTGAAATGCGTATCTGCCTGAGCCGCACGACGGATACGGTTTCATTATGATGTTTCCGACAGTATATTGCCATAAGGAGATATGTGATGAGACCGGCGAGCAACTGAACCATGACTCCGTATTCACTCCGGGCAATGAGATGATAAACGCTGAGATTCTTCTTCCACCATTGGAAGAATTTCTCAATATCCCATCTGAGTTTATATATGAAAGCGATCTGCTCCGCTGTCAGATCATGGCGGTTCGTTGCAATAAGATATTCTGTGTTTCCGACGCGGTATCCGACCAGCCTCACAGGAGTCCCGGTCTGATTCACCCCGGGAGTTCCCAGCAGGACAACGGCGTCATAAAAAACACAACCACCCGGCTTCACATCATATTCTATGATACGTTCCGTTTTTGTATTATTTCTGATCCGGCAGAGAAAATACTTTCCCTCGGTCTGAAGACTGTCAGAAAGGCTGTGGCACTGATACCCTCTGTCTGTCACCTCTGTCTGTCACCCCTGTCTGCCCCCGGGAAAGAATCCGGCTGACGAAGGGACGTTCGGCTTCTTTCCCCGCAGTCAGATATATCGCAACAGGAATTCCGCAGCTGGGATCGAACCCGGAATGTCCCTCTGCTTTTCGGGAATTTTTCCTGTAATCCGCCCAATACATGGAAAGGACAGCATTGATCAGACTTCCGTCAATAAGAACAATATCGCCGGGATCGGAATATCGGTGAGGGATGACACTGCGGGAAAGGAGGCAAAGTTCCCGAAACACATACAGAAGTTGTTCCGCTCCCCGGCTGTTGATTGCCTCGGAAAAGCTGCTTCGGCTGACACCGCCTTCGGGGGCAATGTGTTCTTTTGCAAAATCATCCTCACGGAGTTTCTGTATAAGATCACGACCGGACTCATTTTCAAAAAGATGATAGTATATCAGGCTACTGAGCTGATTTTCAAAGGTCAGTTTCAACGGCCTGTCCCCCCGTGATTCAAGAGGCGGGGTATCGGGCAGAATCCCGCAGACCGGTTTCATAAAATCATTAAAAGCAATTGAATTGATTGTTTTTTTGGGACTGATAAAGGCGGAAACATTGTTTTCTCCGTATAAAACAGAGAGTTTTTGACAGAATCTGCCTGAATTGGCAACAAAACGAAAGTGAAAAAGTGGGTGTGTCCCAACTTTTTGCACAGGAGGCTGTCAGGGGTAAATCCGCTGACAGAACAATAAAACGATATTTTCATTTTTTTCAAAGAGATATGCGGTGTCCCGTCTTTTGCACAAAAGCCGGAATCGGATTTTTCTGTCAGAGAACCGGAATATCCGGTAAATTCTGTGGAAAAATATTTTTCATATATTTTCAGGGTACTGCGTCCTGATCAGACTGAAAATGCCCTTATGCCATCCGAAGTCGGCAGATGTTTTGTGCAAAAGGTGGGACACACCCGAAAAAGTTGACATGCAAAAACCTAACCGGACATCACTGAGGGCTGCTCAATGTCGGGTAAACAATAAAATATTTTAAATTTGAATTTTTTTTATTCATAGCTTTCAGCTGGGTAGGGTGGACACGTCTTTCTGCGCCCACCCTACCTTGCTGTTTTTCTAAGGGATTTTCGTGATGTTACAGATCTGCGGTCATATCTGACGGGGACGTAACCCCGTCCTACCGTCCTGAAACGGGCAGTTTATTTATGTTGAACGCCCTGACAG
This window encodes:
- a CDS encoding DUF2339 domain-containing protein, translating into MAICFPPLNTKQKEGTVVLNIILGIIGAFFGAVIMDEEGILPGFVMGCLLGMIVSLRQRVSALEQRLDILKKQQHKEGAAPAPSPKPEPVKPPPEKPPEPAPPSHASESVTTPVKPSRKPNVIPISPRKEREPQSPAEAPRANLNRLTGAIKAFFTGGNTVVRIGVIILFFGVSFLLRFAAEQGMFPVELRLAGVGTGAIALLMAGWRLREKRPGYALILQGGAIGILYLNLFAAAKLYHLLPLMLTFGLMVVLVVLSGILAVLQDSLALAAFGAAGGFLAPVLISSGSGNHVMLFSYYAILNAGILQVAWFRAWRVLNLIGFVFTFAIGTIWGATAYQPAWFPTTEPFLILFFLFYTTIAVLFAHRQPPWLRGYVDGSLVFGLPIIVFALQARLVSNLEYGLAFSALGMSGFYITLAALLWRSQAGGMRMLTEAFLALGVVFGSLAVPLALDGRWTAAAWAMEGAALIWVGIRQTRILSRNFGVLLQLGGGILFLADLSGAGSDIPVFNGIFLGSMAVSVAGLFSAFYLNRHTEKLKSWEKWHHGVMLTWGLIWWFGAGLSEIHDHLSRPDRLPASLLFIALSCGAMVPVSIRLRWKPLSWPLAGLLPLLWAMALILFADRPSAHLFARWNLISWTAALAVHLCLLWQFEKHWPRQLITLWHWAGLLLATFILTWEAAWAAGRLVSTGTVWPFIPWGVLPGLIILTLQKWGKKIPWPTGRFPGQYMGSGPATLGLFIGLWEMAACFRPGYPDPLPWLPLLTPIDLAQIFGFMVLLRLIQLSGRETHLKISAPAQHFLYCAVSAEIFLWLNAVVARTVHFGAGVPFTESSLYHSVLFQAAISILWTLTAFGIMRVAAGKQRRRIWFTGAVLLGAVVLKLFAVDLDGSGTVARIVSFLAVGGLMLAIGYAAPLPPPQEEKRSP
- a CDS encoding transposase family protein, translated to MTENAQIPYKKPRGGELTAEQRDFNRRLSKKRIKVENVIR
- a CDS encoding transposase family protein, with translation MSFLPRIQNISYLTRQNSRYNARRGNSGNIITDPEGRIRAVSKTYPGKTHDFAIYKKQKRRDRFPGIPKKADNGYQGIRKYDRKCSDSL
- a CDS encoding transposase, whose translation is MTDRGYQCHSLSDSLQTEGKYFLCRIRNNTKTERIIEYDVKPGGCVFYDAVVLLGTPGVNQTGTPVRLVGYRVGNTEYLIATNRHDLTAEQIAFIYKLRWDIEKFFQWWKKNLSVYHLIARSEYGVMVQLLAGLITYLLMAIYCRKHHNETVSVVRLRQIRISMRNELRTSSCEIIDLLQNTLD